The Candida orthopsilosis Co 90-125, chromosome 3 draft sequence sequence ACTTGAGCACATTTTTTTAGGAAACAAGCGTAGCTAATGTTTTGTAAGAGACCTAATCTTGATTATTTCTAATGGTCCTGGCGAAGCAAACTGTCCGCGGTGGCACACATAAAGCTGAACTAATTCGGAATGGCCAACATCCCACATTATCCCCTTGGTGCTATTTAATGACTACTGCTGTATGTAAAACAAGGCTAGGCTGTAGCTCAAGTAACAAGCCACAATTTCGCAAAAGCGCCTCGGTTGTGAATAACTAAATCATAGtttaacaataacaatacGGTTTAAAATTGGTATAtcttttggttgtaaattTAAGAGTTTTTTGCAATAGCATATGAATGACTGGTGTTTCTGGTTATCAAGTTGAACCCTCACAATAAAATTTACGTTCACAGCGAGAGGAAGATTACTGCAATGTTATTTTGCGATAAGTGTTCATTGTTGTATCATTTTGTTATGCTGTATCTATACCACTTTGTTATTCCAACTCTTTGATTGAATACATATTCCTTTAGAGAACTGCTCAAAATTGCTAAAATACAACCAAGTCAATTGCTTAATCAATCTGATTTCATTTACAATGCTATACCTCCCAGATTATGCTATGTAcaacttttccaaagtGGCGACCTaatgtttttgtttctgtttttatttttgcaGCAGGAGCTTTGTCGTATTTTGCAGCCCATTGGTTTTAGCGTCGCACTCATCGTCATCGCGAAATTaggaagagaaaaaaaaaatatggTATAAGGGAAAAGAAtaacatcaccaacaattaCTCAAAGAGTCATTAATTATGGCTGGTTCTCAACTAAAGCAGCTTAAATCTGCATTAAAAGAAAAGGGACTCATTGGTCAAACGAATaccaacaagaagaaaagtgCCAAGTCGAAAACATCTAGAAGGAATGAAGTTGATCGAGATTTACGACAACAAAATTTGCATGAAATCAGAGATcaatttaacaaatttgaCCAGAGGATAAATCGAACAAAGCATGATATAACAATAGCTTCAAAAGATGGATTTGTCAAAGTTGGGTCGAAACAGCATAACGCAGTCACGGCGAAGAATGGTGCCatgcaaaaacaaatgaagatgcagtatgatttggaaaaacaaaaacgGGGTAGAACCGGAGGTGTTTTAGATAAGAGATTTGGTGAGAATGATTCGCATTTAACTCAGGAGGAGAAAATGTTGGCAAGATTTACCAAGGAAAGACAAGCTGCGTCTAGTGGGAAAAAGAAGGGATTGTATTCATTGCAAagtgataatgaagaagaagatgatgattttgagGGTGATGATGGTGGATTTCAATTAACTCACTCAGGTCAAGCATTGTCAttagatgatgaagaaacaatcaaatacgttgatgaagatcaagtagaggaagaagaagcacCACCACGcaaaaaatccaaaaatgAAGTCATGAAGGAAATTATTGCCAAATCGAAATTCTACAAGCAGCAAAGACAACAAACATTTGCCAAGActcaagatcaaattgaggCATTAGATGATGACTTTGGTGATATAATGCAAGATTTGCGATCAGCGCAAGGTGCAATTGCCAAACCAGCATTTCTGCAAAAAGCACCTGAGGATATTGAATATGATAACAAAGTTCGTGAATTGACATATGATAGAAGAGCAGCACCCGCAGACAGAACCAAAACTGAGGAAGAGTTGAGGCGTGAACATGAAgaaaagatgaagaaattagaACAAGAtagattgaaaagaatggaAGGATTTAATGATCGTGAAGCTGAAGCTGATGATTTAGATGGTGATGGATTCTGGGGTGGAGATAGTGAAAATGAAGAGAATGGGTTTAGTATAAAGAgtgacgatgaagatgggGAAAAGCATTTAGAAGAAGAGGGAAGTGATGAGGAGAACATAACAAAATCAGAATCGGCTTTGAAAAAACTGCAACCTGTTTTAATGCCTACTTCCGTGGATGATTTTATTGAACAGATGGAGCTACTTGAGACAGATCAGCAGGCTAGTCATATAAAGAAGATTTGTGAGTCTTATAAACCAAATCTAGCAATGGGAAACAAGGAGAAAATGAATCAGTTTGTTTCTATTCTTTTTGAGTACGTTATGCATTTAGCTGATTCATTCCAGCCATTTGAATCTATTGTCaaggttttgaaaaacttggcCAATACATATAATCAAGAGTTGGTTGAACGAATGAGAAGTTATCTTTCCGACATTGAAACCAGGAGTCAAGGAGAAACTACTTTGAAACCTAGAGACTTGATTTattttgtcattgttgCAATGCTATTCTCAACCTCAGATCATTATCATTTAATTGTGACTCCTAGTGTGATTTTAATGAACCAAATCTTGAGTAATATAGTCTACCATCCTCGCGATGTAGGACAATTGGCTCAAGGTGTATTGCTTGTGGATGTATTGTTGCAATATCAACGATTTTCCAAAAGATATGATCCTGAACTGGTTAATTTTATTGAACATCTGATAATGATGTTGGTGCCTGAATCAGAAAAGTTTGACAATACTAAACTTCTATCAATGGCTGATCCATCCACCAACTATGatttaccaaaatcaaccaaatttacTAAAGACCATTTATTATCCATAAAAGAGATTTTCACCACGAGTGACAAATTAAAGTCAAAGCTTTTAATCAAACTTATTAATCTCATGGATAAAAGTGTCAAGTTATGGCGTGATAAATCATCCCTCGTTGAACTTCTCGACTCATATATCGCCATACTCAAAcatatcatcaaatacaccACGATTGAACCAATACCACAGCTTTTGACCAAATTCACCAACCTCCACACACAAGCAATCAAATCACGCAAACCACTAACATTGCACCATCACAAATCAATCGCTATTGCAACATATGCAcccaaatttgaagaaaatttcaatcctGATAAGAAATCttatgatgaaaataaagatCGTCAAGAATTGGCCAAGGTTAggcaacaattgaagaaagaaaagaaggcaGCATTGAAGGATATTCGATATGAAAAT is a genomic window containing:
- a CDS encoding Nop14 nucleolar protein — encoded protein: MAGSQLKQLKSALKEKGLIGQTNTNKKKSAKSKTSRRNEVDRDLRQQNLHEIRDQFNKFDQRINRTKHDITIASKDGFVKVGSKQHNAVTAKNGAMQKQMKMQYDLEKQKRGRTGGVLDKRFGENDSHLTQEEKMLARFTKERQAASSGKKKGLYSLQSDNEEEDDDFEGDDGGFQLTHSGQALSLDDEETIKYVDEDQVEEEEAPPRKKSKNEVMKEIIAKSKFYKQQRQQTFAKTQDQIEALDDDFGDIMQDLRSAQGAIAKPAFSQKAPEDIEYDNKVRELTYDRRAAPADRTKTEEELRREHEEKMKKLEQDRLKRMEGFNDREAEADDLDGDGFWGGDSENEENGFSIKSDDEDGEKHLEEEGSDEENITKSESALKKSQPVLMPTSVDDFIEQMELLETDQQASHIKKICESYKPNLAMGNKEKMNQFVSILFEYVMHLADSFQPFESIVKVLKNLANTYNQELVERMRSYLSDIETRSQGETTLKPRDLIYFVIVAMLFSTSDHYHLIVTPSVILMNQILSNIVYHPRDVGQLAQGVLLVDVLLQYQRFSKRYDPESVNFIEHSIMMLVPESEKFDNTKLLSMADPSTNYDLPKSTKFTKDHLLSIKEIFTTSDKLKSKLLIKLINLMDKSVKLWRDKSSLVELLDSYIAILKHIIKYTTIEPIPQLLTKFTNLHTQAIKSRKPLTLHHHKSIAIATYAPKFEENFNPDKKSYDENKDRQELAKVRQQLKKEKKAALKDIRYENRFVAREQIDEKKKMYDEYHRKMAKIVNTIQADEGAEKNQYEREKKKQRK